A window of the Gossypium hirsutum isolate 1008001.06 chromosome A05, Gossypium_hirsutum_v2.1, whole genome shotgun sequence genome harbors these coding sequences:
- the LOC107958443 gene encoding pollen-specific leucine-rich repeat extensin-like protein 3, producing the protein MKASRLVVLVVLALLLFTQIATEARSHSHHRGQQQQLRRRRSGGGERTSSNCDPLFQFLFGTCGQWPFSTSPSPDNPFLPRRPPAPLISPPLPPPLPPPAQPIVQPSPPPVVSSPPPSSPPPSPPPSSQPPSPPPQSPPPPPPPLVPSPPPSSIPPPPLVLSPPPPDVIPSPVFPWLSPPDTPSLPDLSPPPNVFLPPPEEITPPQPELTPAPPLIPTFSPPADEFTPVQPIFAPPTNPNLPPGDEFTPATPFLPIFAPPTDEFQPAPPFMPIVFPPPAQDLPPDVTIPSPLVPIFSSPPDPPQLPLLPPEQPFTDAPPIESTGPPNVFLPPQVVPTIPEIPPQPLPFSSIPAAPDTGFVDPVQPMLSPPQSFLPPFQLPPSFDSPPFKN; encoded by the coding sequence ATGAAAGCAAGCAGATTAGTGGTTTTGGTAGTGTTAGCTTTGCTTTTGTTCACCCAAATTGCAACAGAGGCCAGGTCACATTCCCACCACAGAGGACAACAACAACAacttagaagaagaagaagcggCGGCGGTGAAAGAACATCTTCAAACTGCGACCCTTTGTTTCAGTTCCTGTTTGGAACCTGCGGTCAATGGCCTTTCTCAACATCTCCCTCTCCCGACAATCCTTTTCTTCCTAGAAGGCCTCCCGCTCCTTTAATATCTCCACCGTTGCCTCCGCCTTTACCACCTCCTGCTCAACCAATTGTTCAACCATCCCCACCACCTGTTGTCTCTTCTCCTCCACCTTCATCACCACCCCCCTCCCCTCCACCTTCATCACAACCCCCCTCCCCTCCACCTCAAtccccaccaccaccacctccaccatTAGTGCCTTCACCACCACCATCATCAATCCCACCACCACCGCTAGTTCTTTCACCTCCTCCGCCTGATGTTATTCCCTCTCCAGTATTCCCATGGCTAAGTCCTCCAGACACCCCATCCCTTCCAGATCTCTCACCACCACCAAACGTTTTCCTTCCACCACCAGAGGAAATTACACCCCCACAACCTGAGTTGACACCAGCACCACCTCTAATCCCTACATTTTCTCCGCCGGCTGATGAATTTACACCAGTTCAGCCCATATTTGCTCCTCCAACCAACCCGAACTTACCACCAGGCGATGAATTTACACCAGCAACGCCATTTCTGCCCATATTCGCTCCGCCAACAGATGAGTTTCAACCAGCACCGCCATTTATGCCTATAGTTTTTCCACCGCCAGCACAAGATCTGCCGCCTGATGTGACTATTCCATCACCTCTAGTCCCAATATTTTCTTCACCACCTGACCCTCCACAACTTCCATTGTTACCACCAGAACAGCCCTTTACAGATGCACCACCCATTGAGTCAACTGGTCCACCAAATGTCTTTCTGCCACCACAGGTGGTTCCCACAATCCCTGAGATTCCTCCGCAGCCGCTTCCATTTTCATCGATTCCAGCAGCACCAGATACGGGTTTCGTTGATCCAGTGCAGCCAATGTTGTCGCCTCCACAATCTTTCTTGCCACCGTTCCAGCTTCCCCCATCGTTTGATTCGCcaccttttaaaaattaa